In a single window of the Lebetimonas sp. JH292 genome:
- the rpmF gene encoding 50S ribosomal protein L32 has product MAVPKRRNSKTRGAKRRTHYKIRLSSVVKCSNCGAYKRPHRACPSCGEY; this is encoded by the coding sequence ATGGCAGTTCCAAAAAGAAGAAACTCTAAAACAAGAGGAGCTAAAAGAAGAACACATTATAAAATCAGATTATCCAGTGTTGTAAAATGTTCAAACTGCGGGGCTTACAAAAGACCTCACAGAGCATGCCCAAGCTGCGGTGAGTATTAA
- the thrB gene encoding homoserine kinase, translated as MIITVPATSANLGAGFDTLGLALNLRNEIEILPSETTEIEIYGENADFLRKLPRNYFVDIFSEHYKYLTDKEVKFKFKFNNKIPLSRGLGSSSAVIIAAITAAYEMAQVPYKKDRIINLALNYEPHPDNITPATLGGFCVAKLRKNRVYFLKKFIPTYLRAVIVIPNRPISTQRSREALKKYYSLKDVVSNISSSSMITAAFFSEKFDILKYIVEDRIHQENRMRLVPELFKVREIALREGALMSTLSGSGSTFFNMAYKDDAYSIYAALKDNFKDFSVKILNFDNLGVKVYN; from the coding sequence ATGATTATAACGGTTCCGGCTACAAGCGCAAATTTAGGTGCGGGGTTTGACACATTAGGTTTGGCGCTTAATTTGAGAAATGAAATAGAAATTTTACCCAGTGAAACAACAGAAATAGAGATATACGGCGAAAATGCCGATTTTTTAAGAAAACTTCCGAGAAATTATTTTGTGGATATATTTAGTGAACATTATAAATATTTGACAGATAAAGAAGTAAAATTTAAATTTAAATTTAATAATAAAATACCTCTCTCGCGCGGGCTTGGAAGCAGTTCGGCTGTAATAATAGCCGCGATTACGGCTGCATATGAAATGGCTCAGGTCCCGTATAAAAAAGACAGAATTATAAATTTGGCACTAAATTACGAACCGCATCCCGATAATATCACCCCTGCGACACTTGGGGGATTTTGTGTTGCAAAACTGAGAAAAAACAGGGTTTATTTTCTTAAAAAATTTATTCCAACTTACCTAAGGGCTGTTATTGTAATTCCAAACAGACCTATTTCAACCCAGAGAAGCAGAGAAGCGTTAAAAAAATATTATTCTCTAAAAGATGTGGTTAGTAATATTTCATCTTCCTCGATGATTACCGCTGCATTTTTTTCTGAAAAATTTGATATTTTAAAATATATTGTAGAGGACAGAATTCATCAGGAAAACAGGATGAGGCTGGTTCCTGAACTGTTTAAGGTAAGGGAAATAGCCTTGAGGGAAGGCGCTTTAATGTCCACACTCAGCGGAAGCGGTTCAACGTTTTTTAATATGGCGTATAAAGATGATGCATATAGTATTTATGCCGCTTTAAAAGATAATTTTAAAGATTTTAGTGTTAAAATATTGAATTTTGACAATTTGGGAGTTAAAGTATATAATTAG
- the ndk gene encoding nucleoside-diphosphate kinase, whose product MEQTLSIIKPDAVAKNVIGKILNRFENKGFRIAAMKKIKLSKDDAAKFYEVHKERPFFNDLCEYMSSGPVVVMVLEGENAVAKNRELMGATNPKEAAEGTIRADFAESIEANAVHGSDSLENAKKEIAFFFAGREIL is encoded by the coding sequence ATGGAACAGACACTTTCAATAATTAAACCTGACGCTGTAGCTAAAAATGTTATTGGAAAAATACTAAATAGATTTGAAAATAAGGGATTTAGAATTGCAGCTATGAAAAAAATTAAATTAAGCAAAGACGACGCTGCAAAATTTTATGAAGTACATAAAGAAAGACCGTTTTTTAATGATTTATGTGAATATATGAGCAGTGGACCTGTTGTAGTTATGGTTCTTGAAGGTGAAAATGCGGTAGCTAAAAACAGGGAACTTATGGGAGCCACCAATCCTAAAGAAGCGGCAGAGGGCACAATTAGAGCTGATTTTGCTGAGAGTATTGAAGCAAATGCAGTTCACGGCAGTGATTCCCTTGAAAATGCAAAAAAAGAAATCGCATTTTTCTTTGCAGGCAGGGAGATTTTGTAA
- a CDS encoding beta-ketoacyl-ACP synthase III produces MYASFKSIGAYVPPKILTNKDLEKIVDTTDEWITKRTGIKTRHIAENEVTSDLAYKASVDALNNAKMKPEDIDMIILATITPDYFTMPSTACLVAEKLGITAPAVDISAACTGFIYALAQAKAFIESGVYKNILIIGAETLSKIVNWKDRTTCVLFGDGAGAAIISATEKKEEAITDIDINADGKYKDFLITPGRGVKYGCESDRIWLEMKGNETFKVAVKTLSQSVTDILKRNSMTSREIDWFIPHQANYRIIDAVARTIKMPKEKSVLTVHKYGNTSSASIPMAINDLYKIGKIKKGDIMLLDAFGGGFTWGSAIVPFNL; encoded by the coding sequence ATGTATGCAAGTTTTAAAAGTATAGGGGCATATGTTCCTCCTAAAATTTTAACAAATAAAGATTTGGAAAAAATAGTAGATACTACAGATGAATGGATAACAAAAAGAACAGGTATAAAAACAAGACATATCGCTGAAAATGAGGTAACAAGTGATTTGGCGTATAAAGCTTCGGTTGATGCACTTAATAATGCCAAAATGAAACCCGAAGATATTGATATGATTATTTTAGCCACAATAACACCTGATTATTTCACAATGCCCTCAACCGCATGTTTAGTAGCTGAAAAACTGGGGATTACAGCGCCTGCAGTGGATATCAGCGCCGCTTGTACCGGCTTTATCTATGCCCTTGCCCAGGCAAAGGCTTTTATTGAAAGCGGGGTATATAAAAACATATTGATAATCGGTGCAGAGACACTCAGTAAAATAGTAAACTGGAAAGACAGAACCACCTGTGTTTTGTTTGGTGACGGGGCGGGAGCCGCAATTATAAGTGCAACAGAGAAAAAAGAAGAAGCCATAACAGATATAGATATAAACGCCGACGGTAAATATAAAGATTTTTTAATAACACCCGGCAGAGGTGTAAAATATGGATGTGAAAGCGATAGAATCTGGCTCGAAATGAAAGGTAACGAAACATTTAAAGTCGCCGTTAAAACATTGTCCCAGTCTGTAACCGATATATTAAAAAGAAACAGTATGACAAGCAGAGAAATAGACTGGTTTATTCCTCATCAAGCAAATTACAGAATAATTGATGCTGTTGCAAGAACCATTAAAATGCCAAAAGAAAAATCTGTTTTAACCGTTCATAAATATGGAAACACTTCTTCTGCTTCAATACCTATGGCAATAAATGATTTATATAAAATTGGAAAAATTAAAAAAGGCGATATTATGCTTCTTGACGCTTTCGGAGGCGGATTTACATGGGGAAGTGCGATAGTCCCTTTTAATCTATAA
- the lpxC gene encoding UDP-3-O-acyl-N-acetylglucosamine deacetylase, with the protein MKQRTIKKAVEAVGIGLHKGVPVKLRLEPLGENSGIIFYRSDKGVSIELKPQNVVDTKMATVIGKNDVVISTIEHLMSAVYSFGVDNLRIVLDNDEVPIMDGSAISFVMLLQEAGIKELEAPKKFIRITKEVEIKEGEKFARLKPDEKISFDFEINFSHPVIGKEKREFVFSTRNYIEEIARARTFGFLKEVQYLRSMGLALGGSLDNAIVLDDKGILNDTLRFDDEFVRHKILDAIGDMSLLGGNFIGRYEAFASGHHLNHLLTIKLFEQKAYETVTFSKEEFSLVKAFG; encoded by the coding sequence GTGAAACAAAGAACAATTAAAAAAGCAGTGGAAGCGGTAGGCATAGGCCTTCATAAAGGGGTGCCTGTAAAATTAAGGCTTGAACCTTTGGGAGAAAACAGTGGAATAATATTTTACAGAAGCGATAAAGGTGTAAGTATTGAATTAAAACCTCAAAATGTCGTGGATACCAAAATGGCCACTGTAATAGGCAAAAACGACGTGGTAATTTCCACAATAGAACATTTGATGAGTGCCGTTTACTCTTTTGGAGTAGATAATTTAAGAATAGTCTTGGATAATGATGAAGTTCCCATTATGGACGGAAGTGCGATAAGTTTTGTAATGCTCCTGCAAGAAGCCGGTATAAAAGAGCTTGAAGCCCCAAAAAAATTTATAAGAATTACTAAAGAAGTTGAAATAAAAGAAGGCGAAAAATTTGCAAGGCTTAAACCCGATGAAAAAATTTCATTTGATTTTGAAATAAATTTTTCCCATCCTGTAATAGGAAAAGAAAAAAGAGAATTTGTTTTTTCCACCAGAAATTATATTGAAGAGATAGCCAGGGCGAGGACTTTCGGATTTTTAAAAGAAGTTCAGTATTTAAGAAGCATGGGTCTTGCACTCGGTGGAAGCCTGGATAATGCCATAGTTCTTGATGACAAAGGGATTTTGAATGACACCCTTAGGTTTGATGATGAATTTGTAAGACATAAAATTCTTGACGCAATAGGAGATATGAGTCTGCTTGGCGGAAATTTTATAGGCAGATACGAAGCTTTTGCCAGCGGGCATCATTTGAATCATTTATTAACAATAAAACTGTTTGAACAAAAAGCCTATGAAACAGTAACTTTTTCAAAAGAGGAGTTTTCACTTGTCAAAGCCTTTGGTTGA
- a CDS encoding bifunctional oligoribonuclease/PAP phosphatase NrnA codes for MNLYKQVWEKIINSDNILLIAHVNPDGDALGSSLSLYPILKKMNKKVTVFNITKPLPQYLDFLPNFNKITDRLPKKIDLIISFDCGSFDRLGLEGKPSFLINIDHHISNTNYGDINLIEPNAASTSHVIFNMLKANNVEIDKDSAICMYTALVTDTGSFQYESVNDKVFEMAAELVKCGVEPNYVAKMLFQRDRLSRLRLLAKAYDTIELCCDGKAAFVEVTKEMMEITGAIKEDTDTIVNSVRAIATVEVACLLREEDEGIKISLRSKDYADVSKIAVKYGGGGHIRAAGATIKEFDFKKIKEMLKNDIKEIL; via the coding sequence ATGAATTTATATAAACAGGTTTGGGAAAAAATAATAAATTCAGACAATATTTTATTGATAGCCCATGTAAATCCCGACGGAGATGCTCTTGGAAGTTCATTGAGCTTATATCCTATTTTAAAAAAAATGAATAAAAAAGTGACTGTTTTTAATATTACAAAACCTCTGCCGCAGTATTTGGATTTTTTACCTAATTTTAATAAAATAACAGACAGATTGCCTAAAAAAATAGATTTAATCATTTCATTTGACTGCGGCAGTTTTGACAGACTGGGACTTGAAGGCAAACCCTCTTTTCTTATAAATATAGACCATCATATTTCAAATACAAATTATGGCGATATTAACCTTATAGAACCAAATGCGGCATCTACTTCACATGTTATATTTAATATGTTAAAAGCTAACAATGTTGAAATTGATAAAGATAGCGCAATATGTATGTATACGGCACTTGTAACCGATACAGGAAGTTTTCAGTATGAAAGTGTAAACGACAAAGTGTTCGAAATGGCGGCAGAACTTGTAAAATGCGGGGTAGAGCCAAATTATGTAGCTAAAATGCTCTTTCAAAGGGACAGGCTATCACGCCTCAGATTACTTGCAAAAGCTTACGATACAATAGAATTATGTTGTGATGGAAAAGCCGCTTTTGTTGAAGTTACAAAAGAGATGATGGAAATTACCGGGGCGATAAAAGAAGATACAGATACTATAGTAAACAGTGTAAGAGCTATTGCAACAGTTGAAGTAGCATGTCTACTCAGGGAAGAAGATGAGGGAATAAAAATTTCCCTTAGAAGCAAGGATTACGCCGATGTAAGTAAAATTGCTGTTAAATACGGCGGAGGCGGGCATATAAGGGCAGCCGGGGCTACAATTAAAGAATTTGATTTTAAAAAAATAAAAGAAATGCTTAAAAATGATATAAAGGAAATTTTATGA
- a CDS encoding DUF177 domain-containing protein — translation MNIQKKINNIQFIGNSEKKGDFYLVKGKITGTLEVECVKCLNTFERKVDEEVKYKIVKPTYHGFDDEYDIIEQEKFDLDEILKSEIESLKLDYNICEKCKNKEFNKEF, via the coding sequence TTGAATATTCAAAAAAAAATTAATAATATTCAATTTATCGGCAATAGTGAAAAAAAAGGTGATTTTTATTTAGTAAAAGGAAAAATCACCGGTACATTAGAAGTGGAATGCGTTAAATGTTTAAATACTTTTGAAAGAAAAGTTGACGAAGAGGTTAAATATAAAATTGTAAAACCTACTTATCACGGTTTTGATGATGAGTATGATATAATTGAACAAGAAAAATTTGATTTAGATGAAATACTAAAAAGTGAAATAGAGAGTTTAAAACTTGATTATAATATATGCGAAAAATGTAAAAACAAAGAATTTAACAAAGAATTTTAA
- a CDS encoding M23 family metallopeptidase, whose protein sequence is MQDLIRFREAQKKQIWEIKRHYLYKNKLILYSIHEGIDLAKIKRAKIFASNYGKVVAEKWIGIYGNTLIIYHKLGLYSLYAHTSEFDVPGTGNTGGAIGDHLHFGVYIQGIAVNPYEWMDSNWIRVNIINIINSSKRLIGK, encoded by the coding sequence TTGCAAGATTTAATCCGCTTCCGAGAAGCGCAAAAGAAGCAGATTTGGGAGATAAAAAGACATTATTTATATAAAAATAAACTCATTTTATATTCAATACATGAAGGAATAGATCTTGCTAAGATTAAAAGAGCAAAAATATTTGCAAGTAATTATGGAAAAGTGGTAGCAGAAAAATGGATAGGAATTTACGGAAATACATTAATTATTTATCATAAATTGGGACTTTATTCATTATATGCCCATACGTCGGAATTTGATGTGCCTGGAACCGGTAATACAGGAGGTGCTATAGGAGATCATTTGCATTTTGGTGTTTATATCCAGGGAATTGCCGTGAATCCTTATGAATGGATGGATAGCAATTGGATAAGAGTAAACATTATAAATATAATCAATTCATCAAAAAGGCTTATAGGTAAATGA
- the plsX gene encoding phosphate acyltransferase PlsX produces MKIAIDAMGGDFGPGPIIEGVVEALKKKDFTAYLVGDEKKIKPLIPKNLQERVRFINSEDVISMSDSATDAVRRKESTIYKSIELLKQKQVDAVVSAGHSGATMSLATLRLGRIKGIKRPAIVTFMPNIKKSYTLVLDVGANVDCDANNLYQFALMGEEYAKVVLNKNTPSIGLLSNGEEESKGNSVTKETFKILKENCKAFIGNVEGSDIFKGGVDVVVCDGFIGNIVLKTSEGAAEAISTLIKQEIYASGLLQKIGALLLKPVFKGLKKATDYAEYGGAPLLGINGCVIISHGKSNSKAIKNAIFQAVKYIENDVTQKIENSLKVHNVCKF; encoded by the coding sequence ATGAAAATAGCGATTGATGCAATGGGAGGGGACTTCGGTCCCGGGCCTATTATCGAAGGTGTTGTTGAAGCACTGAAAAAGAAAGATTTTACCGCTTATTTGGTGGGAGATGAAAAGAAAATAAAACCTTTAATTCCAAAAAATTTACAAGAGAGAGTTAGGTTTATAAATAGTGAAGATGTTATAAGTATGAGTGACAGTGCTACAGATGCTGTAAGAAGAAAAGAATCCACTATTTATAAATCTATTGAATTACTTAAACAAAAACAGGTTGACGCAGTTGTTTCAGCCGGTCACAGCGGAGCCACAATGAGCCTTGCAACACTCAGACTCGGCAGAATAAAGGGAATAAAAAGACCTGCTATTGTAACTTTTATGCCGAATATCAAAAAATCATATACACTTGTGCTTGATGTAGGTGCAAATGTTGACTGTGATGCAAATAATTTATATCAGTTTGCTTTAATGGGTGAAGAATATGCAAAAGTGGTTTTAAATAAAAACACTCCAAGTATCGGGCTTTTAAGCAACGGTGAAGAAGAAAGCAAAGGAAACTCCGTTACCAAAGAAACTTTTAAAATATTAAAAGAAAACTGCAAAGCTTTTATCGGAAATGTAGAAGGCTCTGACATATTTAAAGGCGGAGTGGATGTTGTTGTATGCGACGGTTTTATAGGAAATATTGTTTTAAAAACAAGCGAAGGTGCGGCAGAAGCCATATCAACTTTAATAAAACAGGAAATTTATGCCTCAGGGCTTCTTCAGAAAATAGGTGCACTTTTATTAAAGCCCGTATTCAAAGGTCTAAAAAAAGCAACAGATTATGCAGAATACGGAGGTGCACCTCTTCTTGGAATAAACGGATGTGTTATTATAAGCCATGGGAAAAGTAATTCCAAAGCCATAAAAAATGCAATCTTCCAAGCCGTAAAATATATCGAAAACGATGTAACACAAAAAATAGAAAATTCCCTAAAGGTTCATAATGTATGCAAGTTTTAA
- a CDS encoding septum site-determining protein MinC, translating into MRQKTIRAFIVEDYEKLKNVVESKYALVKNYYFFLKENNEAIENFLKEKKLNYIVENNIFTSEKEKTKEVKIIEKEKIIEKRVNTKIYDKIIRAGVEIDSDENLIFLNRINAGAKIKTSGNVEIFGECEGNIVCEGEYLIVKKNKKGTIFYKGENIGTVEKLTVFTKDGKRELE; encoded by the coding sequence ATGAGGCAAAAAACCATAAGGGCTTTTATAGTGGAAGATTATGAAAAATTAAAAAATGTTGTAGAATCAAAATATGCTCTGGTTAAAAATTACTATTTTTTTTTGAAAGAAAATAATGAGGCAATAGAAAATTTTTTAAAAGAAAAAAAATTAAACTATATTGTTGAAAACAATATTTTTACTTCTGAAAAGGAAAAAACGAAAGAAGTTAAGATTATTGAAAAAGAAAAAATTATAGAAAAACGTGTTAATACAAAAATTTATGATAAAATTATAAGAGCGGGAGTTGAAATAGACAGTGATGAAAATTTGATATTTTTAAACAGAATTAATGCAGGAGCTAAAATAAAAACTTCCGGAAATGTTGAAATATTCGGGGAATGCGAAGGTAATATTGTTTGTGAGGGCGAATATTTGATAGTAAAAAAAAATAAAAAAGGGACGATTTTTTATAAAGGCGAAAATATCGGAACAGTAGAAAAATTAACCGTATTTACAAAAGACGGAAAAAGGGAACTGGAGTGA
- the infB gene encoding translation initiation factor IF-2 yields MGLKAKELVELAKEIGIEAKARGEITPLEAAKIQEYFLNKGKEPKEEVKKEKKQEVKKEEEKKPARRRRKTFNDLVKKTKQGITLVKRKEEPKEEKPKTEIKEEQNTKAVKKTVKKAPARPKKIQEKELTINVDLADMDVIEENQVELLDLYFNDVSLKDEEISEKVKTKKTLKTEDKKQEKKAVKTVKRKKVSEGGLIKEGLKRKRKKKKEVKIEIIRIPKEVRVHEFATLIKKPIEDVIEALRALGEERDKNDFLGEEYIETLAEEFGSNIEIYDPLAEFDYIKKYDEKCKDSDNLQQRPPIVTIMGHVDHGKTSLLDKIRNSRITAKEAGGITQHIGAYMVEKDGKKITFIDTPGHEAFTEMRARGAQVTDIAIIVVAADDGVMPQTREAIAHAQAAEVPFIVAVNKIDKPQANPDLVKSQLAEMGITPVEWGGEYEFVGVSAKTGEGIDDLLETILMQSEIMEIKANPKCPAKAIVIESRIEKGKGPVGTVIVKNGTLKKQDSFVCGITHGRVRLIIDDLGKQKKEVKPGEPAEITGFDEAPIAGDNLVVVESDKEAKETAEKWKNYLEAKERSKSTKATLEDLQKMILEGELKKLPVIVKADTQGSVEAIKGSLAKLKNEEVKVDVIHSDVGAITENDVILAKASEPKAIILGFNVRPTNGAKNKAKQEGIEIRTYSIIYDLIDDIKELLSGLMTPKIKEEVTATIEVRDTFNVPKVGTVAGCYVIDGMVHRGDFVRVIRDGVVIYDSKLASLKRFKEDVKEVGKGFECGIMIEGFNDIKVGDILETYKKIEEKASFEG; encoded by the coding sequence ATGGGTCTTAAAGCAAAAGAACTGGTTGAACTTGCAAAAGAAATCGGGATAGAAGCTAAAGCAAGAGGTGAAATTACACCCCTTGAAGCGGCTAAAATTCAGGAATATTTTTTAAATAAAGGAAAAGAACCTAAAGAAGAGGTAAAAAAAGAAAAAAAACAGGAAGTAAAAAAAGAAGAAGAAAAAAAACCTGCCAGACGCAGAAGAAAAACATTTAACGATTTGGTTAAAAAAACAAAACAGGGTATCACTCTCGTTAAAAGAAAAGAAGAGCCTAAGGAAGAAAAACCAAAAACGGAAATTAAAGAAGAACAAAATACCAAAGCTGTTAAAAAAACAGTTAAAAAGGCGCCTGCTAGACCTAAAAAAATTCAGGAAAAAGAATTAACTATTAATGTGGATTTGGCAGATATGGACGTTATAGAAGAAAACCAGGTTGAGCTTTTGGATCTCTATTTTAATGATGTTTCATTAAAAGACGAAGAAATAAGTGAAAAAGTAAAAACAAAAAAAACTTTAAAAACAGAAGATAAAAAACAAGAAAAAAAAGCGGTTAAAACTGTTAAAAGAAAAAAAGTAAGCGAAGGCGGATTAATAAAAGAAGGGCTTAAGAGAAAAAGAAAAAAGAAAAAAGAAGTCAAAATCGAGATTATAAGAATTCCAAAAGAAGTAAGAGTCCATGAATTTGCAACTTTAATCAAAAAACCTATAGAGGATGTGATTGAAGCATTAAGAGCTCTTGGGGAAGAGAGGGATAAAAACGACTTTTTGGGTGAAGAATATATCGAAACCCTTGCAGAGGAATTTGGCTCAAACATAGAAATATATGACCCTCTTGCGGAATTTGATTATATAAAAAAATATGATGAAAAATGCAAAGATTCAGATAATTTGCAACAAAGACCTCCTATTGTGACTATTATGGGGCATGTCGACCATGGAAAAACAAGTCTTTTGGATAAAATAAGAAATTCAAGAATTACTGCAAAAGAAGCCGGAGGAATTACCCAGCATATCGGTGCTTATATGGTGGAAAAAGACGGTAAAAAAATTACATTTATCGATACACCGGGGCATGAAGCGTTTACAGAAATGAGGGCAAGAGGCGCACAGGTTACAGATATTGCAATTATTGTAGTCGCTGCTGATGACGGTGTTATGCCTCAAACCAGAGAAGCTATTGCCCATGCCCAGGCCGCCGAGGTACCTTTTATAGTGGCGGTAAATAAAATAGACAAACCTCAGGCCAATCCTGATTTGGTTAAATCACAGCTTGCTGAAATGGGAATAACCCCTGTTGAATGGGGAGGAGAATATGAATTCGTAGGAGTTTCGGCAAAAACGGGCGAAGGCATAGACGATTTGCTTGAAACAATTTTGATGCAGTCTGAAATTATGGAAATTAAAGCCAACCCAAAATGCCCTGCAAAAGCCATTGTAATCGAAAGCAGAATAGAAAAAGGAAAAGGTCCGGTAGGAACAGTTATAGTTAAAAACGGAACACTTAAAAAACAGGACAGTTTTGTATGCGGAATAACCCATGGAAGGGTAAGATTAATTATAGATGATTTGGGAAAACAGAAAAAAGAGGTAAAACCGGGTGAGCCTGCGGAAATTACAGGATTTGACGAAGCTCCTATCGCAGGGGATAATTTAGTGGTTGTAGAGAGTGATAAAGAGGCAAAAGAAACTGCCGAAAAATGGAAAAATTATCTTGAAGCCAAAGAAAGAAGCAAGTCAACAAAAGCAACGCTTGAAGATTTACAAAAAATGATACTTGAGGGTGAACTTAAAAAACTTCCTGTAATTGTAAAAGCGGATACCCAAGGAAGTGTTGAAGCTATTAAAGGAAGTTTAGCTAAACTTAAAAACGAGGAAGTAAAAGTGGATGTTATTCATTCCGATGTAGGGGCTATAACGGAAAATGACGTAATTTTGGCAAAAGCAAGCGAGCCTAAAGCTATTATTTTAGGATTTAATGTAAGACCTACAAACGGGGCTAAAAACAAAGCTAAACAAGAAGGAATAGAGATAAGGACATATTCTATTATTTATGATTTAATTGATGATATAAAAGAACTTTTAAGCGGTTTGATGACTCCTAAAATAAAAGAAGAAGTAACAGCAACTATTGAGGTCAGGGACACGTTTAACGTACCTAAAGTCGGAACCGTTGCTGGATGTTATGTAATAGACGGTATGGTTCACAGGGGCGATTTTGTAAGGGTTATAAGAGACGGCGTTGTTATTTACGACAGTAAACTTGCATCTCTTAAAAGATTTAAAGAGGATGTAAAAGAGGTGGGAAAAGGTTTTGAATGTGGTATTATGATTGAAGGATTTAACGATATTAAAGTGGGAGATATACTCGAAACTTATAAAAAAATTGAAGAAAAAGCCTCTTTTGAAGGATAA
- a CDS encoding 4Fe-4S dicluster domain-containing protein — MAVKITDICINCGACIDECPVEAIVDDSENPTGEETYYVYPDKCVECVGYYDSPACAEACPTEGCIVWDECKEGQTCREDRGEPGTPVIE; from the coding sequence ATGGCAGTAAAAATTACTGATATTTGCATTAATTGCGGGGCTTGCATAGACGAATGTCCTGTAGAAGCAATTGTAGATGACAGCGAAAACCCAACAGGAGAAGAAACATATTATGTATATCCTGACAAATGCGTAGAATGTGTTGGATATTATGATTCTCCGGCATGTGCTGAAGCTTGCCCTACTGAGGGATGCATAGTTTGGGACGAATGCAAAGAAGGCCAAACCTGCAGAGAAGACAGAGGAGAACCTGGTACTCCTGTAATCGAATAA
- a CDS encoding DUF448 domain-containing protein yields the protein MNSKNKCEIGNEKQIRMCVACRKREKQSNLYRLQCINNELIKFTGNGRSFYVCEKCINSKKFVRYISKLCHFNKDEAKQKILTFSFSILH from the coding sequence GTGAATAGTAAAAATAAATGTGAAATAGGAAATGAAAAACAGATTAGAATGTGCGTTGCCTGCAGAAAAAGGGAAAAGCAAAGTAATTTGTACAGATTACAGTGCATTAATAATGAATTAATTAAATTCACAGGAAATGGCAGAAGTTTTTATGTATGTGAAAAATGCATAAATTCAAAAAAATTTGTAAGATATATTTCAAAATTATGTCATTTTAATAAAGATGAAGCAAAACAGAAAATTTTAACTTTTTCATTTTCCATTTTACATTAA
- a CDS encoding diguanylate cyclase, with amino-acid sequence MIIEKYVEDVYYKECNEVKDMTIKELIVLSNKYKTDSIYLTKNKYPVFMFEHIDFLDVLLSNELDVNVLEYIKKHPKKINVLNYDTNIIDAYYYMRSNNLKKVAVIKNNELIGEVSFKMISARIADIVIKDPLTGVYNEKYFEVLIEEYKDFDKPLGIIYIDIKNTGVIEGLYGREKVNEILKAIADKLKNMLRDIDFIFRNDFRFKIITFSPLDVTEKIINRIRKSLDNFEVDGIKIAYSLSFSHIPELEGNVLLALDDLERNLID; translated from the coding sequence ATGATTATAGAAAAATATGTCGAAGACGTTTATTATAAAGAGTGTAATGAAGTAAAAGATATGACAATTAAAGAATTAATTGTTTTATCAAATAAATATAAAACGGATTCAATTTATCTGACAAAAAATAAATATCCTGTTTTTATGTTTGAACATATTGATTTTTTAGATGTGCTTTTGAGTAATGAATTGGATGTAAATGTTTTGGAGTATATCAAAAAACATCCTAAAAAAATAAATGTTTTAAATTATGATACAAATATTATAGATGCGTATTATTATATGCGTTCAAACAATTTAAAAAAAGTAGCTGTAATTAAAAACAACGAGCTTATCGGTGAAGTTAGTTTTAAAATGATAAGTGCACGAATTGCTGATATTGTAATAAAAGATCCTCTTACAGGTGTTTATAACGAAAAATATTTTGAAGTGTTGATTGAAGAATACAAGGATTTCGACAAACCTCTCGGAATTATTTATATAGATATTAAAAACACAGGGGTAATTGAGGGATTATACGGAAGAGAAAAAGTAAATGAAATATTAAAAGCAATTGCCGATAAATTAAAAAATATGCTGAGAGATATAGATTTTATTTTCAGAAACGATTTTAGATTTAAAATAATAACATTTTCTCCTCTTGATGTAACGGAAAAAATAATAAACAGAATAAGAAAATCATTAGATAATTTTGAAGTAGACGGAATTAAAATTGCATATTCTTTATCTTTTTCCCATATTCCCGAACTTGAAGGTAATGTGTTATTGGCTCTTGATGATTTGGAAAGAAATCTTATAGATTAA